Proteins from a single region of Streptomyces sp. TN58:
- a CDS encoding ferritin-like domain-containing protein, translated as MIKTGYGAWVREFEAERERRAALGDPEWGQGARLSPEIVRSIQKFQVGEDGDGSALCGKADRAGDPLYGEAVRLFVAEEQNHARMLKLLLAAAGAATLEGHWSDAAFVRVRRLLGLRVELLVLMVAEAVALGYYRALRDGTADALVREVAGRILADEERHVPFHCMRLREGLAALPRPARQAVTAGWCGLLAGAAALVAVDHGPALRELGVGRGAFVAQTLRRSGRMARAMAGGPVPAPAGAGAQV; from the coding sequence ATGATCAAAACTGGGTACGGGGCATGGGTGCGCGAGTTCGAGGCCGAGCGGGAGCGGCGGGCCGCGCTGGGCGATCCCGAGTGGGGCCAGGGCGCGCGCCTGTCCCCCGAGATCGTGCGCAGCATCCAGAAGTTTCAGGTCGGGGAGGACGGTGACGGCTCCGCGCTGTGCGGCAAGGCCGATCGCGCGGGGGATCCGCTCTACGGTGAGGCGGTGCGGCTCTTCGTCGCCGAGGAGCAGAACCACGCGCGGATGCTGAAGCTGCTGCTGGCGGCGGCCGGGGCCGCGACCCTGGAGGGGCACTGGAGCGACGCGGCCTTCGTCCGGGTGCGGCGGCTGCTCGGGCTGCGGGTGGAGCTGCTGGTGCTGATGGTCGCCGAGGCGGTGGCGCTGGGGTACTACCGGGCCCTGCGCGACGGGACCGCCGACGCTCTGGTCCGCGAGGTCGCGGGGCGGATCCTGGCGGACGAGGAGCGGCACGTCCCGTTCCACTGCATGCGGCTGCGGGAGGGCCTGGCCGCGCTGCCGCGGCCCGCCCGGCAGGCCGTGACGGCCGGGTGGTGCGGGCTGCTGGCGGGCGCCGCCGCCCTGGTCGCGGTGGACCACGGCCCGGCCCTGCGGGAGCTGGGGGTGGGCCGCGGCGCGTTCGTCGCGCAGACCCTGCGCCGCTCGGGCCGGATGGCCCGTGCGATGGCGGGCGGCCCGGTTCCGGCGCCGGCCGGCGCGGGCGCGCAGGTCTGA
- a CDS encoding deoxynucleoside kinase gives MAVICVGGMIGIGKTSVAELLAKELGSEVFYESVDDNPILPLFYTASPEEIQARRYPFLLQLYFLQTRFAAIKEAYKQGDNVLDRSIYEDWYFAKVNHGLGRISSLEMQVYEGLLGEMMREIDGLPYRKAPDLMVYLKADFETVLHRIGLRGRDFEQDESLVEYYRTLWSGYDDWVHRHYSASEVLVVDMNRTDVVHNPDDAARVAQDVKNALAAVRRGAAAGV, from the coding sequence ATGGCAGTGATCTGCGTCGGAGGCATGATCGGCATCGGGAAGACGAGCGTGGCCGAGCTGCTCGCCAAGGAGCTGGGCAGCGAGGTCTTCTACGAGAGCGTGGACGACAATCCGATCCTTCCGCTCTTCTACACGGCGAGCCCCGAGGAGATCCAGGCCAGGCGCTACCCCTTCCTGCTCCAGCTCTACTTCCTGCAGACGCGGTTCGCCGCGATCAAGGAGGCCTACAAGCAGGGCGACAACGTCCTGGACCGCTCCATCTACGAGGACTGGTACTTCGCCAAGGTCAACCACGGCCTGGGCCGGATCAGCTCCCTGGAGATGCAGGTCTACGAGGGGCTGCTCGGGGAGATGATGCGCGAGATCGACGGCCTGCCGTACCGCAAGGCGCCCGACCTGATGGTCTACCTCAAGGCGGACTTCGAGACGGTGCTGCACCGGATCGGCCTGCGGGGCCGTGATTTCGAGCAGGACGAGAGCCTCGTGGAGTACTACCGGACGCTGTGGTCCGGCTACGACGACTGGGTGCACAGGCACTACTCGGCCAGCGAGGTCCTCGTCGTCGACATGAACCGCACCGATGTGGTGCACAACCCCGACGACGCGGCCCGCGTGGCGCAGGACGTCAAGAACGCCCTGGCCGCGGTCCGGCGGGGGGCGGCGGCCGGGGTCTGA
- a CDS encoding rhomboid-like protein produces MNLPSPPGPPGRVFRALWGYPRRAPLTFGYVCLLLATHVWVGRGLSADRAAGVLGYVSTSPDNLRDHPLAALAGSALFFDGTLTDVASTGFVGTLITLGLGVCCFLAWAEYRWGAPRAMAVFLGGHVAATLLTAVVIAVALRQGWYPPAVRQGLDFGVSYGAQAVLAVGTLALPRWGRPPWAVFVLGWPLGGAEWVAGPLPDFTTVGHLLAAGLGFGLAAVPAFRRRRVRAGGGGGGGGGGCPAARGAGPRAGRAPRPASQAAAGAEGPPPGG; encoded by the coding sequence ATGAACCTGCCGTCGCCGCCGGGTCCCCCTGGGCGGGTGTTCCGCGCCCTGTGGGGGTACCCGCGCCGTGCGCCCCTGACCTTCGGCTACGTCTGTCTGCTGCTGGCCACCCATGTCTGGGTCGGCCGCGGGCTGTCCGCGGACCGGGCGGCCGGGGTGCTGGGCTACGTCAGCACCAGTCCGGACAACCTGCGTGATCATCCGCTGGCCGCGCTGGCGGGCAGTGCGCTGTTCTTCGACGGCACGCTCACGGACGTCGCCTCGACCGGGTTCGTGGGCACGTTGATCACGTTGGGGCTGGGGGTGTGCTGCTTCCTGGCCTGGGCGGAGTACCGGTGGGGAGCGCCGCGGGCGATGGCGGTGTTCCTCGGGGGGCATGTCGCGGCCACCCTGCTCACCGCGGTCGTCATCGCCGTCGCGCTGCGGCAGGGCTGGTATCCGCCGGCCGTGCGGCAGGGCCTGGACTTCGGTGTCAGCTACGGGGCGCAGGCGGTGCTGGCGGTCGGCACGCTCGCCCTGCCGCGGTGGGGGCGGCCGCCGTGGGCGGTCTTCGTTCTCGGATGGCCGCTGGGGGGTGCCGAGTGGGTGGCCGGGCCGTTGCCGGACTTCACCACGGTCGGTCATCTCCTGGCGGCGGGCCTGGGCTTCGGGCTGGCGGCCGTCCCGGCTTTCAGGCGCCGGCGGGTCCGCGCCGGGGGCGGTGGGGGCGGTGGGGGCGGTGGGTGTCCTGCTGCGCGCGGCGCCGGGCCGCGGGCGGGCCGTGCCCCGCGGCCGGCGTCGCAGGCGGCGGCTGGGGCGGAGGGGCCCCCGCCGGGTGGGTGA
- a CDS encoding C40 family peptidase yields MTMRTAAPAAMAALTLLTAWAGAHSATAAPTAPAAPTTAKAAKAAKAAGTCAVLAPGASAVAEKAVAAACEQIGVWYTWGGGHGPQPGPTYGQVDPSDPDSAHDPERLGFDCSGLVRYAYARAAGGDPLTGNAYHQFHSPQVRQRFTAAQATGPLLPGDLLAWGSGGAVHHIAIYLGAGKMVEARESGTRITVSDVRLGGDYAGAVRIAPPAAAPGTFSTWGTDVWTHQEPSTTSPRVHRFPGPTTVRIECQKHAEPVTAEGYTNDAWSYLPEYGAWITNIYIKGAAWLDGVRTCP; encoded by the coding sequence ATGACGATGCGTACAGCGGCACCGGCGGCGATGGCCGCGCTCACCCTCCTGACCGCGTGGGCGGGCGCCCACAGCGCCACCGCGGCCCCGACCGCCCCGGCGGCCCCGACGACGGCGAAGGCGGCGAAGGCGGCGAAGGCGGCCGGCACCTGCGCCGTCCTCGCCCCCGGAGCCTCCGCGGTGGCCGAGAAGGCCGTGGCGGCCGCGTGCGAACAGATCGGCGTCTGGTACACCTGGGGCGGCGGCCACGGACCACAGCCCGGACCGACCTACGGACAGGTCGACCCCAGCGACCCCGACAGCGCCCACGACCCCGAACGGCTCGGCTTCGACTGCTCGGGACTGGTCCGCTACGCCTACGCCCGCGCGGCCGGCGGCGACCCGCTGACCGGCAACGCCTACCACCAGTTCCACTCGCCGCAGGTGCGGCAGCGCTTCACCGCCGCCCAGGCGACCGGCCCGCTGCTCCCGGGCGACCTCCTGGCCTGGGGCTCCGGGGGCGCCGTCCACCACATCGCGATCTACCTGGGCGCGGGAAAGATGGTCGAGGCCCGCGAATCGGGCACCCGGATCACCGTCAGCGACGTACGCCTGGGCGGCGACTACGCCGGAGCGGTCCGCATCGCCCCGCCGGCGGCCGCACCCGGCACGTTCAGCACCTGGGGCACGGACGTGTGGACCCACCAGGAACCGTCCACCACCAGCCCGCGGGTACACCGGTTCCCCGGCCCGACCACGGTGCGCATCGAGTGCCAGAAGCACGCCGAACCGGTGACCGCCGAGGGCTACACCAACGACGCCTGGTCCTACCTGCCCGAGTACGGGGCCTGGATCACCAACATCTACATCAAGGGCGCGGCCTGGCTGGACGGCGTACGCACCTGCCCCTGA
- a CDS encoding tyrosinase family protein — protein sequence MTPPENSPLAEQAVAAPTYLADIRFFFRPEDVAHMAAKGIELGTYDGLKSNALSVHAQTAPPNSLMPPDAAGKWSTARSQTFKNWIVNGCPLGTAAPAEPPTDGQAPGTRLRKEVTKLDDGEFDLLATAFRGLMDRAPEDPNSYFALAGQHGLPDSWCLHHQDRYNPWHREYLRVFEDALRSVPGCEEVTLPYWDISTELPQRLQQPPFDAYVLPADPGATVTPPVTGFFPYTTQRYPAAQIAQNVADFEVLEDIATSLTQSLWGAYNVNGYQDFSIQAHDSGHGSIGPTMGTQEVASYDPVFWFFHCNLDRLWLSWQTRVSATTLTGFRSTLGENTDWLTAPFNALPPFGTTADQTVETEASYDRLELLSPVEGPLENLTGSIDAIHPFTFRSASPVSVRVKGIHRLDIPGSFVVTLLADGEPVAKRFFFQPVNPPGCANCVEHGIVNIDFRMTPQRLLDRTLSVRIDVPGHADEIGTAFPLARAGNPTINARLLVEEA from the coding sequence ATGACCCCGCCCGAGAACAGCCCGCTCGCCGAACAGGCCGTTGCGGCGCCGACTTATCTGGCAGATATCCGATTCTTCTTCCGGCCCGAAGACGTGGCGCACATGGCAGCCAAGGGAATCGAACTGGGCACCTACGACGGACTGAAGAGCAACGCCCTCTCGGTACACGCGCAGACCGCGCCGCCCAACTCGCTGATGCCCCCGGACGCGGCCGGCAAATGGAGCACCGCCCGCTCGCAGACGTTCAAGAACTGGATCGTCAACGGATGCCCCCTCGGCACAGCCGCACCCGCCGAGCCGCCCACGGACGGGCAGGCCCCCGGAACCCGGCTGCGCAAGGAAGTGACGAAGCTCGACGACGGCGAATTCGACCTGCTGGCCACGGCGTTCAGGGGCCTCATGGACCGGGCCCCGGAAGACCCCAACAGCTACTTCGCCCTGGCCGGGCAGCACGGCCTGCCGGACAGCTGGTGCCTGCACCACCAGGACCGCTACAACCCCTGGCACCGGGAGTACCTGCGCGTCTTCGAAGACGCCCTGCGCTCCGTCCCGGGCTGCGAGGAGGTCACCCTTCCCTACTGGGACATCTCCACGGAGCTGCCGCAGCGGCTGCAACAGCCACCCTTCGACGCCTACGTCCTCCCGGCCGACCCCGGCGCCACCGTGACACCGCCGGTGACCGGGTTCTTCCCGTACACCACCCAGCGCTATCCCGCCGCCCAGATCGCGCAGAACGTCGCGGACTTCGAGGTCCTGGAAGACATCGCCACGTCGTTGACCCAGTCCCTGTGGGGCGCGTACAACGTCAACGGATACCAGGACTTCTCGATCCAGGCCCACGACAGCGGCCACGGATCGATCGGACCGACGATGGGCACCCAGGAAGTCGCCTCCTACGACCCGGTGTTCTGGTTCTTCCACTGCAACCTCGACCGCCTCTGGCTGAGCTGGCAGACCCGGGTCTCCGCGACCACGCTGACCGGCTTCCGCTCCACACTGGGGGAGAACACCGACTGGCTGACGGCGCCGTTCAACGCACTGCCTCCGTTTGGCACGACCGCGGACCAGACCGTCGAAACCGAGGCCTCCTACGACCGGCTGGAACTCCTCAGCCCCGTGGAGGGCCCGCTGGAGAACCTCACCGGAAGCATCGACGCCATCCACCCCTTCACGTTCCGCAGCGCCAGCCCGGTCTCGGTGCGGGTGAAGGGGATCCACCGGCTCGACATCCCCGGGTCGTTCGTCGTCACCCTGCTCGCCGACGGGGAGCCGGTCGCCAAGCGCTTCTTCTTCCAACCGGTCAACCCGCCGGGCTGCGCGAACTGCGTCGAGCACGGCATCGTCAACATCGACTTCAGGATGACACCACAGCGGCTGCTCGACCGGACGCTGTCGGTCCGTATCGATGTGCCCGGGCACGCCGACGAGATCGGCACGGCCTTCCCCCTCGCACGAGCCGGCAACCCCACCATCAACGCCCGCCTGCTGGTGGAGGAGGCGTAG
- a CDS encoding zinc ribbon domain-containing protein, with the protein MLTGRGFDVTAGTCPHPPPPYPRTPPPPPSPGGRRHFDDTPQRAARQASANNSCAGTGPRRRRNGISGLTILHAKAESAGREVIAVDPRNTSRTCPDCGHVAAENRPTQEKFHCAGCGHQAHADHVGALNVLRAGLARRQETSLTRSPRIDAGE; encoded by the coding sequence GTGCTGACGGGCCGGGGTTTCGACGTCACCGCAGGCACCTGCCCGCATCCGCCGCCCCCATACCCCCGGACCCCGCCACCCCCGCCCTCACCGGGCGGCCGACGCCACTTTGACGACACCCCCCAACGGGCCGCGCGCCAGGCCTCGGCGAACAACTCGTGCGCCGGGACCGGCCCCCGCAGGCGCAGGAACGGCATCTCCGGCCTGACGATCCTGCACGCCAAGGCTGAAAGCGCCGGACGGGAAGTGATCGCCGTGGACCCCCGCAACACTTCCCGGACGTGCCCCGATTGCGGACACGTCGCGGCGGAGAACCGGCCCACACAGGAGAAGTTCCACTGCGCCGGATGCGGCCACCAGGCCCACGCCGACCACGTCGGGGCACTCAACGTCCTACGGGCCGGGCTGGCCCGTCGCCAAGAAACAAGCTTGACGAGAAGCCCCCGCATCGATGCGGGGGAGTAG
- a CDS encoding sigma-70 family RNA polymerase sigma factor, whose translation MSDPGTARRQHLRSLSDGELCALLREYTSEPDTGVSDVMGEIFARHHPPVLAYARTCCRDLATAQDLAAEAFAQTYRAVARGAGPEHAWRPYLLACVRRLAAAWAREGARTRLSDDFGEWAAGLSDGPDAEEAVFRAEEASLVLRAYRSLPERWQAVLWHRVVEQEAVEETAARLGISASGVGSLLARAREGLREAYVRAHLERAASEECRHYGGQLAAVLCRPGRRRPRDLGRHLQRCEGCARAERELRAVDGRLGVLLLGGILLWSPASFLSAGGGDGMQPAAAATPDGTFAPRPGAGGVRWSAAAAAVAGAAAVVVALLPAHPGDGSAPSPAPAPAPAVTAQDALPQAAPVVAIGSAVSATAAPPATPTPSPTRSASASPGAVASPAPGGGTALVNVGSRLCVGLGAGPNGPVQLEKCTGKPAQTWQRLPARQNTFQLRNAETGTCLEGSAGGGGAGVALGACRSGAQGAAQLWRFEPDARPGAYRVRFAATAGHGGSAGHLLGPRNRTRADPPRPGSQLVHLPDDCPSASLLFALK comes from the coding sequence TTGAGCGATCCGGGCACTGCCCGCCGGCAGCATCTGCGAAGCCTCAGCGACGGGGAGCTCTGCGCCCTGCTGCGTGAGTACACCTCGGAACCCGACACGGGGGTCAGCGACGTGATGGGGGAGATCTTCGCCCGCCACCATCCCCCGGTGCTCGCCTACGCCCGTACCTGCTGCCGGGACCTGGCCACCGCGCAGGACCTGGCCGCCGAGGCCTTCGCGCAGACCTACCGGGCCGTGGCCCGGGGGGCCGGACCCGAGCACGCCTGGCGGCCGTACCTGCTGGCCTGTGTGCGCCGGCTGGCGGCCGCCTGGGCGCGGGAGGGGGCCCGTACGCGGCTCTCCGACGACTTCGGGGAATGGGCCGCGGGCCTGTCCGACGGCCCGGACGCCGAGGAGGCCGTCTTCCGCGCGGAGGAGGCGTCGCTGGTCCTGCGGGCCTACCGGTCGCTGCCGGAGCGGTGGCAGGCCGTGCTGTGGCACCGCGTGGTCGAGCAGGAGGCGGTGGAGGAGACCGCCGCCCGCCTGGGGATCTCGGCCAGTGGCGTCGGCTCGCTGCTGGCGCGGGCCCGGGAGGGGCTGCGGGAGGCGTACGTGCGTGCCCATCTGGAGCGGGCCGCGAGCGAGGAGTGCCGCCACTACGGGGGGCAGCTCGCCGCCGTGCTGTGCCGGCCGGGCCGGCGCCGCCCCCGGGACCTGGGCCGCCATCTCCAGCGGTGCGAGGGCTGCGCCCGCGCCGAGCGGGAGCTGCGGGCCGTCGACGGCCGTCTGGGCGTGCTGCTGCTGGGCGGGATCCTGCTGTGGAGCCCGGCCTCGTTCCTGTCGGCCGGGGGCGGGGACGGCATGCAGCCGGCTGCCGCGGCCACGCCGGACGGGACGTTCGCACCACGCCCCGGGGCCGGCGGCGTCAGGTGGTCGGCCGCGGCGGCGGCCGTCGCGGGGGCGGCGGCCGTCGTGGTCGCCCTGCTGCCGGCCCACCCCGGCGACGGCTCTGCCCCCTCCCCCGCCCCGGCCCCGGCCCCGGCCGTGACGGCGCAGGACGCCCTCCCGCAGGCCGCTCCGGTCGTGGCCATCGGGTCGGCGGTGTCCGCGACCGCCGCACCGCCCGCCACCCCCACCCCCTCCCCCACCCGCTCCGCTTCCGCCTCGCCGGGGGCGGTGGCGTCGCCGGCGCCGGGCGGCGGCACCGCCCTGGTCAACGTGGGCTCCAGGCTGTGCGTCGGTCTCGGCGCCGGCCCGAACGGCCCGGTGCAGTTGGAGAAGTGCACCGGGAAGCCGGCCCAGACCTGGCAGCGGCTCCCGGCCCGGCAGAACACCTTCCAGCTCCGCAACGCCGAGACCGGCACCTGTCTGGAAGGGTCCGCCGGCGGGGGCGGCGCCGGGGTCGCCCTGGGCGCCTGCCGCAGCGGCGCGCAGGGCGCCGCGCAACTGTGGCGGTTCGAACCGGACGCACGGCCGGGCGCCTACCGCGTCCGGTTCGCGGCGACGGCGGGGCACGGCGGCTCCGCCGGCCATCTGCTGGGCCCGCGGAACCGGACGAGGGCCGACCCGCCGCGGCCGGGCTCGCAGTTGGTCCACCTGCCTGACGACTGCCCCTCCGCCAGTCTGCTCTTCGCCCTGAAGTGA
- a CDS encoding TAXI family TRAP transporter solute-binding subunit, protein MKYRIRAPRLAVAALVAALAVTACGGGKQTQGAGAGSGKGGRLTIATGPTTGVYYQIGGGLAKLISDDLDGYRATATTTGASVQNIQGLGAGTYDIAFSLADTAGDAVNGRESFSSPQQIEALTRLYPNYTQVLVRADSGIKSLQDMKGKRVSTGAPGSGTEVIAHRLLKAAGLAPTDVTAERLGLAESVDAMKDGTVQALFWSGGLPTGGITDLTTSLKDEVRFLDVTAQLPSLNQQYGDVYQKAAIPAAAYHQPQDVPTIAVPNVLLVKKGFDPELAEKIVHLLYEKKGDLEKVNAAAKEIEPSRADAVAPVPLNAGARTALKALAQKP, encoded by the coding sequence ATGAAGTACCGGATCCGGGCCCCGCGCCTGGCCGTCGCCGCCCTCGTGGCCGCTCTGGCCGTCACCGCCTGCGGTGGCGGGAAGCAGACCCAGGGCGCGGGCGCCGGCAGCGGCAAGGGAGGGCGTCTGACGATCGCGACCGGCCCCACCACGGGCGTCTACTACCAGATCGGCGGCGGCCTGGCGAAGCTGATCTCCGACGACCTCGACGGCTACCGGGCCACCGCCACCACCACGGGTGCGTCCGTGCAGAACATCCAGGGGCTGGGGGCCGGCACCTACGACATCGCCTTCTCCCTGGCGGACACCGCCGGCGACGCCGTCAACGGCAGGGAGTCGTTCTCCTCGCCGCAGCAGATCGAGGCCCTGACCCGGCTCTACCCCAACTACACCCAGGTCCTGGTCCGGGCGGACTCCGGTATCAAGTCCCTCCAGGACATGAAGGGCAAGCGCGTCTCCACCGGGGCGCCCGGCTCCGGCACCGAGGTCATCGCCCACCGGCTGCTGAAGGCCGCCGGCCTGGCCCCCACGGACGTCACGGCCGAGCGCCTGGGACTCGCGGAGTCCGTGGACGCCATGAAGGACGGCACCGTGCAGGCGCTGTTCTGGTCGGGGGGCCTGCCCACCGGCGGCATCACCGACCTCACCACCAGCCTCAAGGACGAGGTCCGCTTCCTGGACGTCACCGCCCAACTGCCGTCGCTGAACCAGCAGTACGGCGACGTCTACCAGAAGGCCGCCATCCCCGCGGCCGCCTACCACCAGCCGCAGGACGTCCCCACGATCGCGGTGCCGAACGTCCTGCTCGTCAAGAAGGGCTTCGACCCCGAACTCGCCGAGAAGATCGTCCACCTGCTGTACGAGAAGAAGGGCGATCTGGAGAAGGTGAACGCGGCCGCGAAGGAGATCGAGCCCTCCCGGGCCGATGCCGTCGCGCCCGTCCCCCTGAACGCCGGTGCCCGCACCGCGCTGAAGGCCCTCGCCCAGAAGCCCTGA
- a CDS encoding TRAP transporter permease encodes MAESPSEPRQRTAEELVAEFEQERPARRLSPRVAGPVSAVCAAMSVFAFWVVFFPVAKGGQYYLTVFLAATLPLVFLTHRGTVRVPAVLLPWRRGRGPGEGAARGDDPGWADWLLAAAALAVCVYPLLGFDAFIERRQLPTSLDVVAGIVLIVLVLEACRRTTGWVLPAFCAAFLLYAYYGGLLPYDWSLAHGGFDVDAIAAHFFMGTDGVYGVPLNVAATYIVLFTIFGAVLEASGAGRFFIDLSFAAFRGSRSAPGRTVTAAGFLLGTVSGSGTATAVSLGSVAWPVLRRAGYTREQGGGVLAAAGIGAILSPPTLGAAAFIIADYLRQSYLTVLLYAMVPTLLYYLGILLAVEIDSRRHRTRPVAGEEGGVSALRLLGRFGYHFLSLFMIVGFMAMGLPPFKAVAYATVLQFLLSFLDARHRMTPRRLYAALVEGIRSVLPVVATCAAAGIIVAVVTQTGLGLNLASVIVDAAAVFGDNATVQLVVTVLFAALSVSLLGLAVPVTASFIIAAVIIAPALLSLGVATHEAYMFIFYYAVLSEVSPPTALAAAAAAAVTGGHPMRTMVATWKYSLPAFLVPFAFVLTDNGGRLLGTGSLWGIVWTTAVSALAVAALAAATGGRIAGPAGPVERVLCAVAALCLLYLEPVAITAGLVALACAVGVHLVLRRHPSRAPAPADEICTAPTLTEGRLS; translated from the coding sequence ATGGCTGAGTCGCCTTCCGAGCCGCGGCAGCGTACGGCCGAGGAGCTGGTGGCCGAGTTCGAGCAGGAGCGGCCGGCGCGCAGGCTTTCCCCGCGGGTGGCGGGGCCGGTGTCCGCGGTGTGTGCCGCGATGTCGGTGTTCGCGTTCTGGGTGGTCTTCTTCCCGGTGGCCAAGGGCGGGCAGTACTACCTGACGGTGTTCCTCGCCGCGACGCTTCCGCTGGTGTTCCTGACCCATCGCGGGACCGTGCGGGTGCCGGCGGTGCTGCTGCCGTGGCGCCGTGGCCGCGGGCCCGGCGAGGGGGCCGCCCGCGGGGACGACCCGGGGTGGGCGGACTGGCTGCTCGCGGCGGCGGCGCTCGCGGTGTGCGTGTATCCGCTGCTGGGGTTCGACGCGTTCATCGAGCGGCGGCAGCTGCCCACCTCCCTGGACGTGGTGGCCGGGATCGTGCTCATCGTGCTCGTCCTGGAGGCGTGCCGGCGCACCACCGGCTGGGTCCTGCCGGCGTTCTGTGCGGCGTTCCTCCTCTACGCGTACTACGGCGGGCTGCTGCCCTACGACTGGTCGCTGGCGCACGGCGGCTTCGACGTCGACGCGATCGCGGCCCACTTCTTCATGGGCACCGACGGTGTGTACGGGGTGCCGCTGAACGTGGCCGCCACCTACATCGTGCTGTTCACCATCTTCGGGGCGGTGCTGGAGGCTTCCGGTGCGGGGAGGTTCTTCATCGACCTGTCCTTCGCGGCGTTCCGCGGGTCGCGCAGCGCGCCCGGCCGCACCGTGACGGCGGCCGGCTTCCTCCTCGGCACGGTCTCCGGTTCGGGTACGGCCACCGCCGTCAGCCTGGGGTCGGTGGCCTGGCCGGTCCTGCGGCGGGCCGGCTACACCAGGGAGCAGGGCGGCGGGGTGCTGGCGGCGGCGGGGATCGGCGCGATCCTCTCCCCGCCCACCCTGGGCGCCGCGGCGTTCATCATCGCCGACTACCTGCGGCAGAGCTATCTCACCGTGCTGCTGTACGCGATGGTGCCGACGCTCCTGTACTACCTGGGCATCCTGCTGGCGGTGGAGATCGACTCCCGCAGGCACCGGACGCGGCCGGTGGCCGGGGAGGAGGGGGGCGTCTCGGCGCTGCGGCTGCTGGGCCGGTTCGGCTACCACTTCCTGTCGCTCTTCATGATCGTCGGTTTCATGGCGATGGGGCTGCCCCCGTTCAAGGCGGTGGCCTACGCGACGGTCCTGCAGTTCCTGCTGTCCTTCCTCGACGCCCGGCACCGGATGACGCCGCGCCGGCTGTACGCGGCGCTCGTCGAGGGCATCAGGTCGGTGCTGCCGGTGGTCGCCACCTGTGCCGCCGCGGGCATCATCGTCGCGGTGGTGACCCAGACCGGGCTCGGGCTGAACCTGGCGTCGGTCATCGTCGACGCGGCCGCGGTGTTCGGCGACAACGCCACGGTGCAGCTGGTGGTGACGGTCCTCTTCGCGGCGCTGTCGGTGTCCCTGCTGGGCCTGGCGGTTCCCGTCACCGCCTCCTTCATCATCGCCGCAGTGATCATCGCGCCGGCGCTGCTGTCGCTGGGGGTGGCCACCCATGAGGCGTACATGTTCATCTTCTACTACGCGGTGCTGTCGGAGGTGAGCCCGCCGACGGCGCTGGCGGCGGCGGCCGCCGCCGCCGTCACCGGCGGCCATCCGATGCGGACCATGGTGGCGACCTGGAAGTACTCCCTTCCGGCGTTCCTGGTGCCGTTCGCGTTCGTGCTGACCGACAACGGCGGCCGGCTCCTGGGCACGGGGAGCCTGTGGGGCATCGTGTGGACCACTGCCGTGTCCGCCCTGGCGGTCGCGGCGCTGGCCGCGGCCACCGGCGGCCGGATCGCCGGCCCGGCGGGGCCCGTGGAGCGGGTGCTGTGCGCCGTCGCCGCGCTCTGCCTGCTCTATCTCGAACCTGTCGCGATCACCGCCGGTCTCGTGGCACTCGCCTGCGCGGTCGGGGTGCATCTCGTGCTGCGCCGGCATCCCAGCCGTGCGCCTGCTCCCGCCGACGAGATCTGCACGGCGCCCACCCTCACGGAAGGACGACTGTCATGA
- a CDS encoding response regulator transcription factor produces MRILLVEDDDRVADALAGALRRNGYEVRRAASAADALAAPAVDLVLLDLGLPDRDGIEVCRELRARDAVPVIAVTARGAEPDRVRGLRSGADDYVVKPFGTAELLARIEAVLRRSVSRRAHDHRTLNLGALTVCLGQRTVTLDGRPIALTRKEFDILAVLVRADGAAVPRERILVEVWQSTYDGMSRTLDVHVATLRGKLGPAGALVRTVRGFGYRLATTTDTAATTTITTAGAGPGPATPAGG; encoded by the coding sequence TTGCGCATACTGCTGGTGGAGGACGACGACCGCGTGGCGGACGCCCTGGCGGGCGCCCTGCGCCGCAACGGCTACGAGGTACGGCGCGCGGCCAGCGCCGCCGACGCGCTGGCCGCACCCGCCGTCGACCTGGTCCTCCTCGACCTCGGCCTGCCCGACCGGGACGGCATCGAGGTCTGCCGGGAACTACGCGCCCGCGACGCCGTCCCCGTGATCGCGGTGACCGCCCGGGGAGCCGAACCCGACCGCGTACGGGGCCTGCGCAGCGGCGCCGACGACTACGTGGTGAAACCCTTCGGGACCGCCGAACTGCTCGCCCGGATCGAGGCGGTCCTGCGCCGCAGCGTGAGCCGGCGCGCCCACGACCACCGGACACTGAACCTGGGCGCCCTCACCGTCTGCCTCGGACAGCGCACCGTCACCCTGGACGGCCGCCCCATCGCCCTGACCCGCAAGGAATTCGACATCCTCGCCGTCCTGGTCCGCGCCGACGGCGCCGCCGTACCCCGCGAGCGCATCCTCGTGGAGGTGTGGCAGTCCACCTACGACGGCATGTCGCGCACCCTCGACGTCCATGTGGCCACCCTGCGCGGCAAACTCGGCCCGGCGGGAGCCCTGGTACGCACCGTACGCGGCTTCGGCTACCGGCTCGCCACCACCACCGACACCGCTGCCACCACCACCATCACCACCGCCGGCGCCGGTCCCGGCCCGGCCACGCCGGCCGGCGGCTGA